ATGGTGGGGTGGACCATGCCGTCATCGAACGAAGGGAGGTTTCCAGCCAGTTCCAGCGCCCCAGCCGCTCCCATGGCGTGGCCAATGTAACTCTTTGTATTGTTTACGTGGGCCTTCGAAGAATCCCCCAGCACCTGGCGTATTGCCTCGCACTCATACTGGTCCCCCTGGCCCGTTCCCGTGCCGTGGGTGTTCACGATGTCAACATCGGCGGCGGTCATCCCGGCCCTTTTGAGCGCAAGGTTCATGCATTGCGCCTGCCTCGTTGGGTTTGGAAGCACGAAATCGGACGCGTCCGAATTATAGGCGTACCCGGCCACCTCGCCGTAAATCTTCGCCCCGCGCTTCAACGCGTCGTCCAGCCTTTCAAGGATGAAAAGGCAACCCCCTTCGGCCACCACGATGCCGTTGCGGTCCCGGTCGAACGGCCTTGAGGCCTTCGTGGGGTCGTCATGCGAGGCCAGGGCGCCCTGGCTTTTGAAGCTGGCGAAAATGCCGAAGGTGTGGATGCTTTCGGACACCCCGCCCGCGATGGCCATGTCCACCTCGCCGAGCTTTAGCATCTGGGCGCCGTATATGATCCCGAGGTTGCCAGCGGCGCAGGCCGCGCCAAGGCAAAGGTGGGGCCCGATGATGTTCATGTTGAGCGTCACTTCACCGGCTGGATTGTTGGCCACGGTGCGGGGATTGTGGTGGTGCGTCCAGAAGCGTACGTCGTTGTTGTACTGGCCCAGGTTGTACACCTCGTTCTCGGTCTCCACGTTGCCATGCTCTGTGATCCCGATGAACACCCCGGTGCGGTCCCTGCCGACTGCGTCCAGGCTTATCCCCGCGTCCGCCACCGCCTCGTTGGCGCAATATATGGAAATGGCCCCGGCCCTTGTGCCGCGCCGCGCCGCTTTTTTATTCTGGTGCCGGTACTGGTCGAAATGGCACACCCCGGCGGGAACTGGGGGCATGTACCGTGTGGTTATCATTTCCACCCCGGACTTGCCTGAAAGGAGCGCCGAACGGAAATCGGCGAGATTGTCCCCGTTGGGGGCTGTCAGGCCGACACCTGTGATGACTATTCTGGCTGTTTGCATTTATCCTTTTACAACTGCATGCGCCAATCAAGGGCGGCGGCGCAAAACTCCGCGACAAAACAAAACGTTATTTTATTGATTATTGGCAGGATAAATCAAGCGTTTTCGTAGATTGACAGTGTTTTAAGTTTGTAATTCTGGACCATTTTCATGTTAAGCTATACGCATATCGCGTATAATTAAAAATAGAATTCATCGAGACCAGGCTGTTTACAAGGTTCGTGCACGATTACATCTCCGATGATGGCTATCGTGATCTGCAGCAAGCCTTGGTTACGAATCCTGAAGCAGGCTCCATCATCAAAGGCGCCGGAGGAATCAGAAAATTACGCTGGAATGCGAAGGGAAAAGGCAAACGTGGCGGGGTGCGGATCATTTATTACTGGTACTCGGCCCATTCCCATATATACCTGCTGACATTGTATTCGAAAAATGAAAAGGCGGACTTGACGGCCGAGGACAGAAAAACGTTCAGGAAAATTGTGGAGACGTGGACAAATGAGTAAACGGAACATCGCCGATGAAATACGGGAAGGGCTTGAAGATATTTCCTCGTGGCGGAAAAAGAAACTCACTTTAAAAACATGCAAGGTGGAGCCTAAACCCGCGCTTGATGTGGCTCCGGCGGTAATTAGGGAAACGCGCGAACGGCTGCATATGTCCCGGGGCGTTTTCGCACAAAGGCTTCGCGTGTCGGCAAGGACCCTTGAGCGTTGGGAACAGGGAAGGGGAAAGCCGAACGATCAGGCGGCGGCGTTGATCATGCTCGTGCGGCGCTATCCGGACACGCTTGAACGGCTGGCAAAGGTCTAGGACTCCTCCCCGAACACCAGCGCCTCGAACACCTCGAATTGCGCCCCCTCACGCCAGCCATCGGGGGAAATACCCGCTTTCATGGCAAGGTGTGTGAGCGTGGTGGCGATGTCCCAGCCCCGTTCGGAGGCCACCTGCGGAAGGAAAAGGGCGCGCCGGCCGTGTTTGGACATTATGATCCCGTGCCGGCCTATTTCGATGTTGCAATATGAGGCCACGGTGTGGGGAGGGGTGAGCGCGGAGATTTCTATCTCCACTTCTTCAAGTTCGCTCATGGTGACCGGGGCGAACCTGCTGTCCTGAAAAGCCGCCGCCTTGGCGGCCTGGACAACTGTTTCATACAATGGATATTCCGCCTCCACATACCCGATGCATCCGCGCAGGTCGCCATGTTTTGTGAGCGTTACGAACGCGCCGCACGGGGTGGCGAGGTTTTTTGAAATGTCCGGCGAAGCAGGTTCAGGAGCCTTTACCTGGCTTCCCTTAAAAGAGCTGGCGATAGAGTCCCTCGCCGCCCTCAGAAGCGTCCGTTTATCGTCATCGGTCAGGGTGAAGTCCATGGAATATTTAAACCGTTCTTGGTAGGGGCGGGTTTTAAACCCGCCCTCATATGACAATATCCTGGGGGCTGGTTTCAAACCCGCCCCTACAAAGCAATATAATCCCTCAATATCTTTTCGTGGTCGAACACAAGCTTTTCAAACGGTATTTTGTCTTTACTGTACAACGCCGCGCTCTTCGCGTCGTCTCCGCCGACAGGGACGCCCTGCGCCCGGGCGATGAACACCACCGCCACGTTGTGCTGGCGTTGGTCCCGATTCGGGTCGGAATATACGTGGAACTGGCGTAACAATTCCACATCAAGCCCGGTTTCCTCCTTCGCCTCGCGGACGGCGGCGGCCTCCACCGTCTCGCCATAGTCAACATAGCCGCCGGGGATGGCCAGCCCCACAGGCTCGTTGGCCCGCTCGATCAGCACAATCCCGTCCCCGATTTCGATAATGATGTCCACCGTGAGATATGGATTGAGCCGGACCGTAACCTCCGCCCCGCATTCCGGGCAGGTGGTGGCTTTCCTCATACTGCGGCCTTTATGGCCTCGATGAACCTGTTGTTCTCCGGAGCGGAGCCGATGGTGACGCGCAGACAGTCCCCCAACCGCCGGTCGTCTTTGAACCAGCGCACGCGCACGCCCTGCTTTAGCAAACGCGCAAATACTTCTTCCACATCCTTTTCAATCCGGGTAAGGATAAAGTTGGCTTCGGACGGAAAGGGGCTTGCCCCTTTAATAGAGGAAAGTTCTTTGAACACACGTTCGCGCTCCGCGACAACCTGCCGGAACAGCGGGCCCAACGCCCCCCATTCCTCCACCGCCGCCTGGGCTGAAGCCTGCGTCACAGAGTTGATGTTATACGGCAGCCGCACCTTCTCCACCTGGGCGCATAGCTTTTCGTCCATCATCATATAGCCGAGCCGCAGCGCGGCGAAACCTGCCTTGGACAAGGTGCGCAGGATCGCCACGTTGGGATATTCCTTGAACAGCGGGCCGTATGGGGCCTTTGCGAAATCAATGTACGCCTCGTCTATCACCACCAATCCGCGCGCCGCCTCGATCACCGCCATCACCGTTTCCACCGGGTACAACGCCCCCGTCGGATTGTTCGGCGATGCGATGAACACAATTTTCGGCTCTTCGCGCCCGATGGCCTGAGCCATCGCTTCGGCGGCCATCGTCCAGTCATCATTCAGCGCCACCTCCACCGCGTCCACATTCAGGTAATGGGCGATGATCCTGTACATGGAGAATGTGGGCGAGGGGACGAGCACCTTGTCCCCAGGATCGCATATGGCGGCGATGAGCGCCTGTATTATCTCGTCCGACCCGTTGCCAAGGATGATGTTCGCCTCGGAACACCCTTCCTTGGCGGCGATGGCCTTTTTCAGCCGCGCGGCGGAAGGGTCCGGATAGCGGTTGAGCTTCACCCCCTCGATGGCGCTTTTGATACGGCCTGCGAGTGGTTCAGTGGGTGTGTATGGGAATTCGTTGGCGTCCAGCGCCACCTCGCATGGATACGGCTCCACATGATAGGCAGAAAGTTCCCGCACCCGCTGGCGGATGAGTGACTCTGCGTTAATCGCGGTCTGTTTTCCCATATAGGGAAAATTCTATCATGGACGCGGGATTATTTTCAGATAGAGCCTTGCGTATCATCCTGTCGTCTCGGCCTGCAGGGGCGCGGTGCGCCGTGCCCTGTCCCTTTCTCCCCCTTTGCAAGGAGACCTTTGCATAATTCCAGCATCGTGGTTTTGATCCATCATTTACCCCGTAATTGCGGATTGACGGCCTCTTTGCGCTCAGACAACGACTGTTTTGTGCCCCCCATGGAGCCCGCTTTAGCCTCGTTTTCCCGCT
The genomic region above belongs to Nitrospinota bacterium and contains:
- a CDS encoding beta-ketoacyl-[acyl-carrier-protein] synthase family protein, with protein sequence MQTARIVITGVGLTAPNGDNLADFRSALLSGKSGVEMITTRYMPPVPAGVCHFDQYRHQNKKAARRGTRAGAISIYCANEAVADAGISLDAVGRDRTGVFIGITEHGNVETENEVYNLGQYNNDVRFWTHHHNPRTVANNPAGEVTLNMNIIGPHLCLGAACAAGNLGIIYGAQMLKLGEVDMAIAGGVSESIHTFGIFASFKSQGALASHDDPTKASRPFDRDRNGIVVAEGGCLFILERLDDALKRGAKIYGEVAGYAYNSDASDFVLPNPTRQAQCMNLALKRAGMTAADVDIVNTHGTGTGQGDQYECEAIRQVLGDSSKAHVNNTKSYIGHAMGAAGALELAGNLPSFDDGMVHPTINLDNPDPECQIPGMVVNKPVKADKIDVIMNNSFGMLGINSVVVVKRFVK
- a CDS encoding type II toxin-antitoxin system RelE/ParE family toxin; the encoded protein is MEFIETRLFTRFVHDYISDDGYRDLQQALVTNPEAGSIIKGAGGIRKLRWNAKGKGKRGGVRIIYYWYSAHSHIYLLTLYSKNEKADLTAEDRKTFRKIVETWTNE
- a CDS encoding helix-turn-helix domain-containing protein, with protein sequence MSKRNIADEIREGLEDISSWRKKKLTLKTCKVEPKPALDVAPAVIRETRERLHMSRGVFAQRLRVSARTLERWEQGRGKPNDQAAALIMLVRRYPDTLERLAKV
- the amrA gene encoding AmmeMemoRadiSam system protein A — translated: MDFTLTDDDKRTLLRAARDSIASSFKGSQVKAPEPASPDISKNLATPCGAFVTLTKHGDLRGCIGYVEAEYPLYETVVQAAKAAAFQDSRFAPVTMSELEEVEIEISALTPPHTVASYCNIEIGRHGIIMSKHGRRALFLPQVASERGWDIATTLTHLAMKAGISPDGWREGAQFEVFEALVFGEES
- a CDS encoding NUDIX hydrolase; this encodes MRKATTCPECGAEVTVRLNPYLTVDIIIEIGDGIVLIERANEPVGLAIPGGYVDYGETVEAAAVREAKEETGLDVELLRQFHVYSDPNRDQRQHNVAVVFIARAQGVPVGGDDAKSAALYSKDKIPFEKLVFDHEKILRDYIAL
- the hisC gene encoding histidinol-phosphate transaminase → MGKQTAINAESLIRQRVRELSAYHVEPYPCEVALDANEFPYTPTEPLAGRIKSAIEGVKLNRYPDPSAARLKKAIAAKEGCSEANIILGNGSDEIIQALIAAICDPGDKVLVPSPTFSMYRIIAHYLNVDAVEVALNDDWTMAAEAMAQAIGREEPKIVFIASPNNPTGALYPVETVMAVIEAARGLVVIDEAYIDFAKAPYGPLFKEYPNVAILRTLSKAGFAALRLGYMMMDEKLCAQVEKVRLPYNINSVTQASAQAAVEEWGALGPLFRQVVAERERVFKELSSIKGASPFPSEANFILTRIEKDVEEVFARLLKQGVRVRWFKDDRRLGDCLRVTIGSAPENNRFIEAIKAAV